The Plasmodium yoelii strain 17X genome assembly, chromosome: 8 genome includes a region encoding these proteins:
- a CDS encoding ubiquitin fusion degradation protein 1, putative, translating to MFKLVLKLLLAFLLTISVFLDTKHVNKNKLSYTLTNSSNFYKYKPYSNILTKIKNYTFKAIYKTKLLTYVNDINNLNLGKEKNEFYLITLPLSEKFNPFSGTFCHDNIQYSDKASLPIFIYDILLNKHIEVPWNFVIEKVDIKKNEIYNKITMPEINMPNNYKNINKVDRIFINVLDFKSKKNFIFLPNYIMKSLQLNCFDVVRLKFVKLETASSVILQPHDKRFFQLNEPKKILEEKLRYYSSLTKNSTICIFHNHFNYYFDVVKIDSEKKKDVEVASIQDADVIFDFVKEKYP from the exons ATGTTTAAACTTGTTTTAAAACTTCTTTTGGCGTTTTTATTAACTATAA gTGTTTTTCTGGACACAAaacatgttaataaaaataagctTTCTTATACCCTAACAAATAGTAGtaacttttataaatataaaccatattcaaatatattaacaaaaataaaaaattatacatttaAAGCTATTTACAAGACAAAG CTATTAACCTATGtgaatgatataaataacttAAATTTGGGAAAAGagaaaaatgaattttatttaattacaCTTCCCTTAAGCGAAAAATTTAATCCATTTTCTG GGACATTTTGCCATGACAATATTCAATATAGCGACAAAGCATCCTTaccaatatttatatatgacatc TTACTAAACAAGCATATTGAAGTACCTTGGAATTTTGTGATAGAAAAAGttgacataaaaaaaaatgaaatttataataaaattacaatgccagaaataaatatgcccaataattataaaaatattaata AGGTGGAtagaatatttattaacgTACTAGATtttaaatctaaaaaaaattttatatttctccCAAATTATATTATGAAGTCATTACAATTAAA CTGTTTTGATGTAGTTCGACTTAAATTTGTTAAGCTTGAAACAGCTAGTAGCGTAATTCTACAACCCCATGATAAAAGGTTTTTTCAACTAAATGAGCCAAAG AAAATTTTGGAAGAAAAACTTCGATATTATTCATCTTTAACTAAGAATAGCACAATATGCATATTCCATAatcattttaattattattttgatgtTGTTAAAATAGATTCag aaaaaaaaaaggatgtCGAAGTAGCATCGATCCAAGACGCTGATGTTATTTTCGATTTTGTCAAAGAAAAATatccataa
- a CDS encoding RNA-binding protein musashi, putative, with protein MEEENVSVNNTTINDGNQYEQISNLNTSQDNNDNILEDQDLNDKKIKDEESEIEQLRRLIAPLSKEQLIDILATAASIHEDIRDRCNEAVTSSPSTRRLMVRNIPFSTKDEQFLKYFETFGEIEDGIIVREKEGRSKGYGFVTFKYIESVQKCLKTTHTLDNKDLQVRLVADPFTDHYQNKLFVRNLSQKTNVTTLRNIFEKYGKLEECVIIHDNEGKSKGYGFLTFSSPKEAFKVMQQPERIIDNRVVFLHFAVSQNYKKYQNNHAYIKKNQNFNYYQKNNANNRNNFIRRPPVYYRENESPNTFNYPVSFVPNVYSNIPHGYQFNYPGNLDSFNAFYNNPRY; from the coding sequence ATGGAAGAAGAAAATGTTAGTGTAAATAATACCACCATCAATGATGGTAATCAATATGAACAGATATCAAATTTAAATACATCAcaagataataatgataatattttagaaGATCAAGATTTGAATGataagaaaataaaagatgAAGAATCAGAAATTGAGCAACTTAGACGTTTAATAGCACCTTTATCTAAAGAACAATTAATTGATATACTTGCAACTGCTGCATCTATACATGAAGATATACGTGATAGATGTAACGAAGCTGTTACTTCTTCTCCATCTACAAGAAGACTTATGGTTCGTAATATTCCATTTAGTACAAAAGAtgaacaatttttaaaatattttgaaacaTTTGGTGAAATAGAAGATGGTATTATTGTTAGAGAAAAAGAAGGTCGATCTAAAGGTTATGGATTCgttacatttaaatatatagaatcTGTTCAGAAGTGTTTAAAAACAACACATACATTAGATAACAAAGATTTACAAGTAAGATTAGTAGCTGACCCATTTACAGATcattatcaaaataaattatttgtaaGAAATTTATCACAAAAAACAAATGTAACAACtttaagaaatatttttgaaaaatatggaaaattaGAAGAATGTGTTATAATACATGATAATGAAGGAAAATCAAAAGGATATGgatttttaacattttcatcaCCTAAAGAAGCTTTTAAGGTTATGCAGCAACCAGAAAGAATAATTGATAATAGGGTTGTGTTCTTACATTTTGCGGTTTCAcagaattataaaaaatatcaaaataatcatgcatatataaaaaaaaatcaaaattttaactattatcaaaaaaataatgcaaaTAATCGAAATAATTTCATTAGAAGACCACCAGTTTATTATAGAGAAAATGAATCACCTAATACTTTTAATTACCCCGTTTCTTTTGTTCCGAATGTATATTCCAATATACCACATGGATATCAATTTAACTATCCTGGTAATTTAGATTCATTTAATGCATTTTACAATAATCcaagatattaa
- a CDS encoding zinc finger protein, putative, protein MDSNFCYNYYNNIDSYVNNFTENSYINANGNYENEIHMYKENVEEDNNAYASPLTNTNNNTNNINNISNINNINNISNINNINNINNINDINTMDINNTMDINNSSMPINSGSIGLDGKLTYGNSNNDINQNRKRKGQNDENNNKKHKRRNCCIICSKNSTKYKFTCCYEYYCSLVCYRTHNTKECFEKNKKNFNEKNINLDKNSNHHPNQHPNQNSTSNSECHQIRQTYDTDNTEPVLLSEKQKTRLKEDLALRLLLKNNYVRSIFKQFTISKDKITYLSHYINDPTIVQVIDHIMKTIDC, encoded by the coding sequence ATGGATAGCAACTTTTGTTACAACTATTATAACAACATAGATAGttatgtaaataattttactgaaaattcatatattaatgctaatggaaattatgaaaatgaaattCATATGtataaagaaaatgttgAAGAAGATAATAATGCCTATGCTTCCCCTTTAACTAATACAAACAATAATACCAATAATATCAATAATATCAGCAATATCAACAATATCAATAATATCAGCAATATCAACAATATcaataatataaacaatatcAACGATATCAATACTATGGATATAAACAATACTATGGATATAAACAATAGTAGCATGCCCATCAATTCAGGGTCCATTGGATTGGATGGAAAACTAACTTATGGTAATTCTAATAATGATATTAACCAAAACAGAAAGAGGAAAGgtcaaaatgatgaaaataataataaaaaacataaacgAAGAAATTGTTGTATAATATGCTCAAAAAATAGTaccaaatataaatttacatGTTGTTATGAATATTATTGCTCATTAGTATGTTATAGAACACATAACACAAAAGAatgttttgaaaaaaataaaaaaaatttcaatgaaaaaaatataaatttggaTAAAAATTCCAATCATCATCCAAATCAACATCCAAATCAAAATTCTACATCTAATTCTGAATGTCACCAAATCCGACAAACATATGATACAGACAACACAGAACCCGTTTTATTAtcagaaaaacaaaaaactAGATTAAAAGAAGATTTAGCATTACGATTATTActcaaaaataattatgttcGTTCCATTTTTAAACAATTTACTATATCCAAAGATAAAATTACATATTTATCACATTACATAAATGACCCAACAATTGTTCAAGTTATTGATCATATCATGAAAACTATAGACTGTTAA
- a CDS encoding reticulocyte binding protein 2, giving the protein MMNYHKLKKNYGDKKNTNKNNNDNLSNLTDLKIKNDNIHIQNIVRTIYYVYTNKYDGETCFSYIKDVLKNIIKGDVYDVKRKKYINEYCIYELCSRIILNIIKGSEKDDNLNKIMEFLFDILYYCDILQSEKKNKQKKRMNNGGLDNSDDVIQEYELITKLWNRLLNNIFLKDKKQRINLCKVIKCLVKKACALQIDVSNKLCKKHVNIFLSLLNDKDHNIRILCLNILEPFQDFNTRASYLKCLDDINNNVRINAIKNISINVDDVTNAGDTTTGGNNYELLIILKIFLVRINDINHNVRIAIYEKLKNYYFYIPSDMKFELLLSGLNDKDKSVRDSCYNMILHWVQLFDDKVENLLLHLISSDIDNDIIVEQICKMHLHNVKKGSIKTMSMDFSDVKQGYRSTCEYFKTINDSLEEKENNKNDKINTNSNEVEDIEKDNIENTGPFNEEWFNYCINNLFSLNTAELYMFRIYVQHFSTDQEKEKIDALNVVNTIYYYLNLSKFNEKLYYSRKNYINCVENDKRDQEENVNMICTCGKNKINIKMLEENRKQNFIQTLKFDDNYCDKCIYYRAVKMMNQECDENEINSDSNGKKQNDNNNSCPYEYVLINEDNINENYQYICNIKNLLLLCKYLDIIEIYQVEKILQCCSTILLKGPLREVIIKCMLNNTGVNYYKLQKGHITCAYWLSNSYIYSCLELLKQMIYIKYKNLNYNEIEINFTNHILTIISEIKEPFENTDNDSAFMDNKINITKHSGEEEDMDLSPFERRRKQNEEEMNLNELEKKQNKKKRNSTDMIQGVNKDTEKKNSLSITFSSIMNVENDIIFDIIRKKNLNTLSIEHLLLLCKKMQHKLDVTEAKIKDLTEMERERNNENVQKSNEENNNSTILKESDGNVISVFHEQIIMNTQIFLKQITMLGLLRLELKRRWLRILFILECFLCKSKSHCSFDSGLREFPNELLLPALNFCCSIMPEWDDKEIEDQFYDIIVSKCLGNWCMFINNDDELKKQIYAYKTAIVDTCEVLNNCLLNIEKVHEDIYPNIYKKASIDIMNQLDGRIGNGGNYFIDEDNQIGGKKKLDNEENKIGNNIFYEYNPPNEGLLNYFATNQNAWYDYKELLEKLEINTLRCEIYICVLGDLLMTHPHLGNDKLIIEAIENLWDYLFGSINTSKYIQSISLRVCCKLLLTEYLGNYIYQLNNDALYLLIRNSSGKLRALFEMCFLLSPSTYNCVQDFKKISTYNITNINCHDKMFLLSIFSMYPSMSNTNMLVFHYTLEDIIIKTSEGVLKYKLKTTNFTNILTFMIFTILHKANIEFLCLNFPKYIKWILLIIIEKGIELTSRSNIIQLLYKIIQIYLFHNIKEMKNITKTNGYQNKEAKKRGRKKKQINNNTGNDDSDSENGETDLLADSIDGIEGEHNKVENDKENSTIFFKNAQKNVNDALKDLRTFYVLINFCMHSSDILKSKNEIKYCEILKEIIDKKIEQTKNYFIKKKLTTNNVENGDTVDTDEKGEKNEENITNGNILNLTELNSLKDENIYEEIIINYSNYIENVTSRTFSYPIVPRTSFHNNERMTIDDILNQINSCSIKSGANKINKINKINSTNSINKDPFETPRTTIRTNNEIGKQKRNRQDIHADIKNDHDRDNYQELEEHNFKDTEFEVNNDENENENENDEETKSGNRTNSIQTNGDKVYNTRRSSLRTSVQKKNNDLSTIDKEIKNNKLYDLNLTSSEDTPIKNENSSSIEYNSDKDDSDINDNNSYISSNSNDSTAMTFRRLNKLRRTSYTDVISK; this is encoded by the coding sequence ATGATGAATTAtcacaaattaaaaaaaaactatggtgataaaaaaaacaccaataaaaataataatgataatttatcaaatttaacagatttaaaaataaaaaatgataatatacaTATCCAAAATATTGTAAGaactatatattatgtatatacaaataaatatgatggaGAAACTtgtttttcatatataaaagacgtattaaaaaatataataaaagggGATGTATATGatgttaaaagaaaaaaatatattaatgaatattgtatatatgaaTTGTGTTCaagaataattttaaatataattaaaggaagtgaaaaagatgataatttaaataaaattatggaatttttatttgatatattatattattgtgATATATTacaaagtgaaaaaaaaaataaacaaaaaaaacgaatGAACAATGGTGGGTTAGATAATTCTGATGATGTTATACAAGAATATGAACTGATAACAAAATTATGGAATagattattaaataatatatttctaaaagataaaaaacaaagaataaatttatgtaaagTTATAAAATGTTTAGTTAAAAAAGCGTGTGCATTACAAATAGATgtatcaaataaattatgtaaaaaacatgttaatatatttttatcacttCTTAATGATAAAGATCATAATATTCGAATTTTatgtttaaatattttagaaCCGTTTCAAGATTTCAATACCAGAGCTAGCTATTTAAAATGTCttgatgatataaataataatgttagAATAAatgcaataaaaaatatatcaatcaaTGTTGATGATGTTACAAATGCTGGTGATACAACAACTGGTGGAAATAATTATGAactgttaataattttaaaaatttttcttGTTAGaattaatgatataaatcACAATGTTCGTATAGCTATTTAtgagaaattaaaaaattattatttttatattccatCTGATATGAAATTTGAGTTATTATTATCTGGTCTTAATGATAAGGATAAATCAGTTAGAGATAGTTGTTATAATATGATTCTACATTGGGTTCAACTATTTGATGATAAAGTAGAGAATCTGTTATTACATCTAATTAGTAGTGATATAGATAATGATATTATTGTTGAGCAAATATGTAAGATGCATCTACATAATGTAAAAAAAGGATCTATAAAAACCATGAGTATGGATTTTAGCGATGTTAAACAAGGCTATAGATCTACTTgtgaatattttaaaactATTAATGATAGTttagaagaaaaagaaaataataaaaatgataaaattaatacaaataGTAATGAAGTTGAAGATATTGAAAAAGACAATATCGAAAATACAGGACCATTTAATGAAGAGTGGTTCAATtattgtataaataatttgttttctCTAAACACAGCagaattatatatgtttagAATTTATGTACAACATTTTTCTACAGAtcaagaaaaagaaaaaatagatGCTTTAAATGTAGTTAAcactatttattattatttaaatttaagcaaatttaatgaaaaattatattatagtcgaaaaaattacataaattgTGTTGAGAATGATAAAAGAGATCAAGaagaaaatgttaatatGATTTGTACatgtggaaaaaataaaataaatattaaaatgttAGAAGAAAATAGAAAACAAAATTTTATTCAGACTTTGAAATTTGATGATAATTATTGTGATAAATGTATTTATTATAGAGCTGTAAAAATGATGAATCAAGAAtgtgatgaaaatgaaataaattctgattcaaatggaaaaaaacaaaatgataataataattcctGTCCATATGAATATGTACTAATAAATgaagataatattaatgaaaattatcaatatatttgtaatattaaaaatttactattattatgtaaatatCTAGATATAATCGAAATATATCAAGTAGAAAAAATTTTACAATGTTGTTctactatattattaaaaggtCCATTAAGAGAAGTTATAATCAAATGTATGTTAAATAATACTGgtgtaaattattataaactCCAAAAAGGGCATATAACATGTGCTTATTGGTTAAGTAacagttatatatattcatgtTTAGAATTGCTAAAacaaatgatatatattaaatataaaaatttaaattataatgaaatagaAATAAATTTTACTAATCATATTTTAACAATTATATCAGAAATTAAAGAACCATTTGAAAATACTGATAATGATTCAGCATTTAtggataataaaattaacattACCAAACATTCTGGTGAAGAAGAAGATATGGATCTTAGTCCTTTCGAAAGAAGACGGaaacaaaatgaagaagaaatGAATCTTAatgaattagaaaaaaaacaaaataaaaaaaaaagaaatagtACTGATATGATTCAAGGTGTTAATAAAGatacagaaaaaaaaaattcactTAGTATAACATTTAGTAGTATTATGAATGtagaaaatgatattatatttgatattattcgtaaaaaaaatttgaatacATTGTCTATAgaacatttattattattgtgtaAAAAAATGCAACACAAACTTGATGTGACCGAAGCCAAGATAAAAGATTTGACTGAAATGGAACGGGAAagaaataatgaaaatgtcCAAAAAagtaatgaagaaaataataatagcacCATTTTAAAGGAGAGCGATGGAAATGTGATTTCAGTTTTTCATGAACAAATTATCATGAATActcaaatatttttaaaacaaataacaaTGTTAGGATTGTTAAGATTAGAATTAAAAAGAAGATGGTTAcgtattttatttattttagaaTGTTTTTTATGCAAAAGTAAATCTCATTGTTCATTTGATTCAGGATTAAGAGAATTTCCAAATGAGCTTTTATTACCAGCTTTAAATTTTTGTTGTTCTATAATGCCAGAATGGGATGATAAAGAAATTGAAGATcaattttatgatataattGTATCTAAATGTTTAGGCAATTGGTGTATgtttattaataatgatgatgaattaaaaaaacaaatttatgcatataaaacTGCTATTGTAGATACATGTGAggttttaaataattgtttattaaatattgaaAAGGTACATGAAGATATTTATcctaatatatacaaaaaagcTAGTATAGATATAATGAATCAACTTGATGGACGAATAGGAAATGGTggtaattattttattgatgAAGATAATCAAATaggaggaaaaaaaaaattagataatgaagaaaataaaataggaaataatattttttatgaatataatcCACCTAATGAAGGGttgttaaattattttgcAACAAATCAAAATGCATGGTATGATTATAAAGaattattagaaaaattagaaataaatacattaagatgtgaaatatatatatgtgtattagGAGATTTATTAATGACACATCCACATTTAGGTaatgataaattaattatagaAGCAATAGAAAATTTATGGGATTATTTATTTGGTTCTATAAATACAAGTAAATATATTCAATCTATTTCATTACGTGTTTGttgtaaattattattaacagaATATTTAggtaattatatttatcagtTAAATAATGAtgctttatatttattaataagaaATTCATCTGGTAAATTAAGAGCACTTTTTGAAAtgtgttttttattatctccATCAACTTATAATTGTGTTCaagattttaaaaaaataagtacatataatattactAATATTAATTGTCATgataaaatgtttttattatcaattttttcaatGTATCCATCAATGAGTAACACAAATATGTTAGTTTTTCATTACACACTTGAagatataattataaaaacaaGTGAAGgtgttttaaaatataaactgAAAACAACaaattttacaaatatattaacatttatGATATTTACAATTTTACATAAAGCTAATATCGAATTTTTATGTCTAAATTttccaaaatatattaaatggatattattaattattattgaAAAAGGAATAGAATTAACAAGCAGATCAAATATTATACaacttttatataaaattattcaaatatatcttttccacaatataaaagaaatgaaaaatattactAAAACAAATGGTTATCAAAATAAAGAAGCTAAAAAAAGAGGacgtaaaaaaaaacaaataaataataacacaGGAAATGATGATAGTGATTCAGAAAATGGAGAAACAGATTTACTTGCAGATTCTATAGATGGAATTGAAGGTGAACATAATAAAgtagaaaatgataaagaaaattcaactattttttttaaaaatgcacaaaaaaatgtaaatgatGCTTTAAAAGACTTAAGGACATTTTATgtgttaataaatttttgtaTGCATTCATctgatattttaaaatcaaaaaatgaaattaaatattGTGAAATATTAAAGGAaataatagataaaaaaatagaacaaacaaaaaattattttataaaaaaaaagttaacaACTAATAATGTTGAAAATGGTGATACTGTAGATACAGATgaaaaaggagaaaaaaatgaagaaaatattacaaatggaaatattttaaatttaaccgaattaaattcattaaaagatgaaaatatttatgaagaaattattataaattattctaactatattgaaaatgttacaTCAAGAACATTTTCTTATCCGATTGTTCCAAGAACATCTTTTCATAATAATGAAAGAATGACAATAGATGACATTTTGAATCAAATTAATTCGTGTAGTATCAAAAGTGGtgcaaataaaataaacaaaataaacaaaataaacagTACAAATAGCATAAATAAAGATCCGTTTGAAACGCCTCGAACTACTATCAGAACGAATAATGAAATTGGTaaacaaaaaagaaataGACAAGATATACACgcagatataaaaaatgatcaTGATCGTGATAATTATCAAGAATTAGAGGAACATAATTTTAAGGATACCGAATTTGAAGTAAATAATGACGAAAATGAGAATGAAAATGAGAATGATGAAGAAACAAAAAGTGGGAATAGAACAAATTCAATACAAACAAATGGAgataaagtatataatacAAGACGTAGTAGTTTGAGAACATCTgttcagaaaaaaaataatgatttatcTACTAtagataaagaaataaaaaataataaattatatgatcTTAATTTAACATCTAGTGAAGATACAcctattaaaaatgaaaactcAAGTTCTATCGAATATAATAGTGATAAAGATGATTCtgatataaatgataataatagttaCATTAGTTCTAATAGTAATGATTCAACAGCTATGACATTTAGGCGTCTTAATAAGCTCAGAAGAACAAGTTATACAGATGTGatttcaaaataa